A part of Nocardioides plantarum genomic DNA contains:
- a CDS encoding sensor histidine kinase, translated as MRIRPPRSLTSRLVVTAVLLVAMAALLLGTATTLAMRGYLVGQLDDEIQKSLGRAEFGRGDPFFGTESGAPEPPPDGDGDDRPSGSARGQRVGTITAFFYADYDGGTGVVLADRAGGGAVPQPLTQKALDVLDAVPDDGDVHAVEVPGLGDYRVVSQGDGDGGSATVVGLPTEEVDESVTSLVRLELLLALAAVLIAALAARTVVRRQLRPLREVAETAHTVAGLPLDSGEIGITERVPGHLTDERTEVGQVGSALNTLLAHVETSLDARHESEQRVRQFVADASHELRTPLTTIAGYTELARTRPDDAEAAATALAKVADESKRMTALVEDLLLLARLDSGRPLERAPVDLTRLLLEAVSDARVVAPDHRWRLELPDEAVEVTGDEQRLHQVVTNLLTNARKYTPAGTTVTVSARPGGFGVHDDGPGFAPELLPHAFERFARADAARHREGGVGLGLALVEAIVTAHGGTVTLSSVPGDTRVDVRL; from the coding sequence GTGAGGATCCGTCCGCCTCGCTCGCTGACCTCGCGTCTCGTCGTCACCGCGGTGCTGCTCGTCGCGATGGCCGCGCTGCTGCTCGGTACGGCGACCACGCTGGCCATGCGGGGCTACCTGGTCGGACAGCTCGACGACGAGATCCAGAAGTCGTTGGGGCGCGCCGAGTTCGGACGGGGCGACCCGTTCTTCGGCACCGAGAGCGGTGCTCCCGAGCCACCGCCCGACGGTGACGGTGACGATCGGCCCAGCGGCAGCGCGCGCGGTCAACGGGTCGGCACGATCACCGCCTTCTTCTACGCCGACTACGACGGCGGGACGGGTGTCGTCCTCGCCGACCGCGCCGGCGGGGGCGCCGTACCGCAGCCGCTCACCCAGAAGGCCCTCGACGTGCTCGACGCGGTGCCCGACGACGGCGACGTGCACGCCGTCGAGGTACCGGGCCTCGGCGACTACCGGGTGGTCTCCCAGGGCGACGGGGACGGCGGCAGCGCCACCGTGGTCGGCCTGCCCACCGAGGAGGTCGACGAGTCGGTCACCTCGCTGGTGCGGCTCGAGCTCCTGCTGGCCCTGGCCGCCGTGCTGATCGCCGCGCTCGCCGCGCGCACCGTCGTACGACGCCAGCTCCGGCCGCTGCGCGAGGTGGCCGAGACGGCCCACACCGTCGCCGGCCTGCCGCTGGACTCCGGCGAGATCGGGATCACCGAGCGGGTCCCGGGCCATCTCACCGACGAGCGCACCGAGGTCGGCCAGGTCGGCTCGGCGCTCAACACGCTGCTGGCCCACGTGGAGACCTCGCTCGACGCGCGCCACGAGAGCGAGCAGCGGGTGCGGCAGTTCGTCGCCGACGCCTCCCACGAGCTGCGCACGCCGCTGACGACGATCGCCGGCTACACCGAGCTGGCCCGGACGCGACCCGACGACGCCGAGGCCGCCGCGACCGCCCTCGCCAAGGTCGCCGACGAGTCCAAGCGGATGACCGCGCTCGTCGAGGACCTCCTGCTGCTGGCCCGCCTCGACTCCGGACGCCCGCTCGAGCGCGCCCCGGTCGACCTGACCCGCCTGCTGCTCGAGGCCGTGTCCGATGCCCGGGTCGTCGCGCCCGACCACCGCTGGCGCCTGGAGCTGCCCGACGAGGCGGTCGAGGTGACCGGCGACGAGCAGCGGCTGCACCAGGTCGTGACCAACCTGCTGACCAACGCCCGCAAGTACACCCCCGCCGGCACCACCGTCACCGTGAGCGCTCGTCCGGGCGGGTTCGGGGTCCACGACGACGGCCCCGGGTTCGCCCCCGAGCTGCTGCCGCACGCGTTCGAGCGGTTCGCCCGGGCCGACGCGGCGCGCCACCGCGAGGGGGGCGTGGGGCTCGGGCTCGCGCTGGTCGAGGCGATCGTGACCGCCCACGGCGGCACGGTCACCCTGTCCAGCGTGCCGGGCGACACGCGGGTCGACGTACGACTCTGA
- a CDS encoding response regulator transcription factor, translating into MAASASPALTRPDGSPVRVLVVDDEVNIAELISMALRYEGWQVSAAHTGTKAVAAAKELKPDAVVLDMMLPDFDGLEVLRRMRGTDPDVPVLFLTARDAVEDRIAGLTAGGDDYVTKPFSLEEVVARLRALMRRSGAQQAAESSVLAVGDLTLDEDSHEVARDGEEISLTATEFELLRYLMRNPRRVLSKAQILDRVWNYDFGGQANVVELYVSYLRKKIDAGREPMIHTMRGAGYVLKPAAGQ; encoded by the coding sequence ATGGCCGCCTCCGCTAGTCCCGCCCTCACCCGCCCCGACGGCTCGCCGGTGCGCGTGCTCGTGGTCGACGACGAGGTCAACATCGCCGAGCTGATCTCGATGGCCCTGCGCTACGAGGGCTGGCAGGTCTCGGCGGCCCACACCGGCACCAAGGCGGTCGCGGCCGCCAAGGAGCTCAAGCCCGACGCGGTCGTGCTCGACATGATGCTGCCCGACTTCGACGGCCTGGAGGTGCTGCGCCGGATGCGCGGCACCGACCCCGACGTGCCGGTGCTGTTCCTCACCGCGCGCGACGCCGTCGAGGACCGCATCGCGGGCCTGACCGCGGGGGGCGACGACTACGTGACCAAGCCGTTCTCGCTCGAGGAGGTCGTGGCCCGGCTGCGCGCGCTGATGCGCCGCTCCGGTGCACAGCAGGCCGCCGAGTCGTCGGTGCTCGCCGTCGGCGACCTCACGCTCGACGAGGACAGCCACGAGGTCGCGCGCGACGGCGAGGAGATCTCGCTGACCGCCACGGAGTTCGAGCTGCTGCGCTACCTGATGCGCAACCCGCGCCGTGTCCTCAGCAAGGCCCAGATCCTCGACCGCGTCTGGAACTACGACTTCGGCGGCCAGGCCAACGTCGTCGAGCTCTACGTCTCCTACCTGCGCAAGAAGATCGACGCCGGTCGCGAGCCGATGATCCACACCATGCGCGGCGCTGGCTACGTCCTGAAGCCGGCTGCCGGCCAGTGA